The region CCCGCGGCCCAGCCCATCGATGATGAGTCCACGTGCGCCAGAAGGCTGCACGATCGATGTAGAACACGCGCGCGGGGTCAGGCAGGCCGAGCCAGAAGGTCCCATCGCCAGCGCGAGGCCAATCCCAAGCGAGGAACAGCAGCCCGGCAAGTGACGCCGACGAACCAGCGTCACAATCACGACCCGTCGGCGCAGCAACAGCGGGAGACCCGCGGCCATTGACCAGCGCTGCTGCGAAAGCCCCGGCAGGACGCGCACGCATCGCCACCAGAGCACGACGGTCGCCACCAGCGCGACAGGTCCGGCCGGCAGGACGTACCCCATCCAGCTGCACTGCGTCCCGGACGCATCGGTCGCCTGCAGACCGGCACTCCGCAATGCTCGTGTCCGACACCGGTGAGATCAGGTCCCCTGGGTGGCCCCACGAGATCGCCCCCATCAACACGACCGGGTCGGCGCCTAACGACCCTCCAGCCCGGATACAGCAAGGGCCCGGCCCCGAGATCGTCCAGAAACTGGTGCCGGTAGCGTTGGGGCTCGCATCACACGCGAGAAATACCCCACCAGTGCCAGCCTGCTGCGCCGGGATTGGAGTGTGCAGGCCAGCCATGCGCAACGACGGGATCAGGCCACCTTCAGTCAGCAGCGTGCCGAGGACGCCACTGAACGAATGCAGGCGAAGTGATCATCAGACGGCGATCGGTTTGCCACATCGACCAGGACGGCCTCGGCCAGCCTGCCGGTCAGTCTCGCGCGAAGAGCGCAGCGAGGTCCGAGGCGCACGAAACAGCACGGGCCAGAAAGCGCGTTCGTCCGGCGCACCATTCACGGCAGGCCAGACGACTCCCGTCAGGAAAGAGGGCGGGAGAAATCGGGGCCAGCGCGCCTGCCAGAGACCAAGTCGGTACTCGAGCCGACCTGTCAGACCAGTTCAGCTACGTTCCCGGGAGAAAAGTTCGCGGAGATAAGGCCCCGTCACCGCGACGGAAAGGGGTCGCGATGCCGCCGTCACCACCGTAGGTTCAATGGGTCTCCTCCCGGCGCCACGTGACCGACGCGAGCTTTTTCCGCGACTCTACGACCTCCGGGTCGAGGTTCTTGCCACGGATCGCCCCATGGTCTGCAACCATCCGGCCAACATATGGTTCGAGCTGCACGGGAGAACTCTGCGCTTGCCAGAAAACAGCCAGTCCTTTCCGCTGTACCCGCTGTACGCGCTCCTCCCCATCCTGCCAATGGCGGCGGATGACCGATCCCGCCGACTGGATGACCGCCGACGCACGGACATCGCCCCCCCGGATCCCTATTGTGGCGGCCGCTTTCCCATCACCCGCACGGGGATGCGCCCGGGTTTCCGCCATGGCGACGTCACCATCGTCCCCATGCCCCTGACGCCTGATCATGCGGACCACCATCGCACTCCTCGAAGCCGAGTACTGCACGCTACAAAGAGAAGCACAGGAGCCACCTTCGCCCAGCAGTGAAGCCCAGCTCGGGATGCACGCCAGAAACCTCCAACCCGGTCGCCACGATCGTCGCTTTATAATACTGACGGCCTCACGTCCCGCTTCTGCAGCTTTCTCACGACCGACGGCGAAAAGCCGCGCGGCGGCAGCGCGAGAGGAAGTTCACCAACCGCAACGTATCGCGAGACATTCCTCCTCAGAAGTGGAACGGGGATGGCAGGTGTTGTTCGACACATAGGCACTGGTCGACGACGACCTCTCCCGCTTGATGGTGATCCGCGGACGCAGGGGCTGCACCGTAGGTGAGACTGCACCGCTCCCTCGCGCCACGCCGCACGTCCCACGTGAGCAGGTCCAGTTCTAAGGAAGGTGATGAAGGGAACGACCTGGAACTACCTGTCCATTCCCTTACCTGGCGGTACGGCGGCGTACAACGCCAACCCGACGCGCGAAGCCGCCCACGTCCCGCGCATGGTCCCCCCTCACCATTCACCCTCCATCACCATACGACCTACGCGTTTCACCCTCCTCGCCCTGTTCCCGCCGCCGCCGCCTGCACGCAGCCGAAAAGCCGGCAGACACCGCAGGCGACTTCGCTCCGGCCACGCCACCCTGTTATGGCGGTATCATGAAGGAGACGTCAGCCGGGTGGAGCAAACTTCAGATTATTATTAGCCACCGCCATCCCGGCCTAACAAGTACGACTACCGCCCTCGGCTGGCGTTGCGCTCGGTGAGGGAAGTGGTGATGCACGTCTTGACCGACAACTCCGCTTCATCCCGGCTGCGGCGGCGGGAACGCGCGCCGGCAACCGGGAATCGTCCCCGACAACTACGCGTCGGTGGTCATACCTGAAAGCGCGCCATCTCTGCCGGACTCCGCAGTGAAGGAAGTGCAGGCGTCGTTTGCTGTCATGGAAAAAGCTGGGCGATGCAGGCGGCCACGCCAGGGCGATAACCGCGAAGCCGCATCTTCAGCGCCGAATCGACGGGGCGGCGAGTGTGGATCATAGCGACCGCACGCACCTGCCAGGCCTTATAGGGCAGATGATTTTCGCTGTACGCGAACAACGTCACCCCGCCGTGGAGCAAGTGGGACGCTCGCGGTAGCCTCCCAGCGTGGATGACCGTGCCGTGAAGCCTGCCCTCGATTTAATCAAGGTTGGGTGGCGGCTAGCCAACAGGCACGACTTCGTAGATCGCGCCGCCCCCTCGCCCGGACAGACGCGCCTTCGCCAACGCCGGCGTGGCTCCGCATTCGACTGCTGCCGACATCTGTGCGGTCGAAGGCGCTGATCGGCAAATTTCTCCGCACGGTACCGCCAGAACCGTAGGGATCCATACCAAATGCGTGCCGGATATAGGACTTAGCTCGATACGCCGGCCATCCAGACCATGGCACTTGCACGATCCAGCGCTCGCGCGACCTTATGGGGTCCCTGTGATCGGGCTCATTTGTGCGGTTTCACCGGTGGGACTACGCGGAGATTATGTCGCCGCGGCGCAGGCGCTTCGCGGCCGACCTGCGCCCACGTGGGCTGTTCGAACGACTCGGCCTGACCAGCTCGGGCGTGCTACAGCTCAAGGCCCCGCCCGCCGGCGTGCCCACGCTCGCCACCCGCCAGGTGCGGTACTCGCTGCTCGACCGGCGGCCAGCGGCGACGGTGACGGCGCTGTCTCTAAGATCCACGGGATCGGCCTGCTGTGTTATCGGCGCGCTCGCCGGTGGCTTTACCATGAGCGATGGATGGGTACACCGGAGCCCGCCAGACCGTAAGTCGGTCCGCAGTGAAGTACAAACTCATCATCGATGCAAAAAAAAAAAAAAAAAAAAAAAAGTCAGCGGATGGACGCGATTCCAGATACTGCTCAAGAAGCTGGACGCGGTCCCGCGTTCACGGTGTGAGCATCGGCGCAGTCGCCATTCGCTGGTTCGCCAGGGCAGCCCAGGAGTTCAGGCGCATGATCGTGGGTGCGCGCCACGCGAGCCACCTCGCCCACGACGCTGGCCCCGCGCTCTCCGCTGGCGTTTGCCGACCGCGACCGCGCAGAGATCGACACCACGTCTCGCCGAGCTGACGGTTCCGCCGGGGACGGCGCCTACGAGCTCGAGCGTGACCGCGGCGGTCGCCACGGGCGCACATCATGCGCTTCACAACTTCCGTAGACAGAGCTGATTGTTTGGGTGGCTGGGCCATGCCACGGGGACCCGCGCACTGTCACATCGCTCCACCCGGAACCGTTGCAGGCGCGTGCGGCACCTACCTAACCAATTCCACAGGCAGACGGCGAACCTTGCCGGTCGGCAACAAGCGCGGCGGGTTTCACCGGCGATGGTCGCCACATCGCATTCGTTTTGGTGTCGGACGGCTCCTCTCCGAACCGGACGGCACTGACGCGATCCGGGCGGCCGACCGGCGGTTCCTGCCAGCCACGTCAGGAAGGACTCTACGGATGCGGGGGTCTGGTCAGAGACTTGCTTACCAGTACCTGTGAGACGCACACCAACTATGGTATGCATAGGTCCTGATGCTGCGAAACCTGAGGCTTGAGGAAGTTCCGGCGGCTTTTGCGGAAGGCGGCCCTGAACCGTTATCCGTCCACCAACACCAAGCGCGTCATTGGCGTGGCCTGATCCCCGGCATCGGCACGGACTGCGACGACAACGCTCCGATAAGCGACCCGACCGCCGCCATCACTCATAAGCGCCGCAGCCCCCAGCGCCGCCAGCCGAAAAGCAACCCGCGTCGCCGCTCCTACTGAGCCGACGCCGGGGTGGTTACCCGTTGGAGAGCAACCTCGACGGTAGGAGGCCGTCATCCGGCGCGCCGGGTTGCCGTTTCGGACGCGTCGCCCCCGCGCGACGCCGTGTGTGGCCCCTATTAGCCGGGCGGCCGGTGGGGACCGGTCAGGCACCCAAATCCGCAGGTCGGCGCAGGCCCCCCTCACGATCCACCTCAATACGCACCGGCCCGGGCCGGCTGAGCCGTCACCGCCGACGGCTTAACGCTCGATGAGCGGTCCCCAACCGACGTGTTCCTTGCACATCTATGCAGGGGCTGGAGGGTTGTCTTTACCGGCGCAGTTCCCCACGGGTTCCCCCGCAGGTTCACAACTCAATCCTCCCCACCATGGCCGCACGTAGCCGCCATAAGCTCCGCCAGCGCCCGGCAAGTCCGCCCGCAGAAGACCACGCGGCAGGGCTTCCCCCGAGCCAAGCACCCCTCCGCGCAGCTCGGCTGACGTGGTCGGGCACTCCGCGCGGGCAAGTACGACAATCGCCCCTACGCCGAGCTGGCCGAAAAGTGGGGAGTCTCCCCGCGGCGATCTCCCCTCGCCCGCACAGGAAAAATATAGACCTCGCTCCCCCCGGTCCCAAGAAGCCCTGCGAAGCCTACCGACCTGAAGCGCTCCCGGCGCCGGCCGGCTGGTACCCGCGCGGCCGCGGAAGTCGAGGTAGCTTTCGGGATGCACGCATCCCGGCCTTCCTTCCTGATCGCAGCGGGCGCAACCGCGCCCGCCACCTCGGCGCGCTGAGTTCTGCCGCCGGGCGCCGTCCTCGACAGCACTGGCGCCCGGTTGCAGGCCTGGTCGACTCCTCGCCCGCGCCAACCCCCTCCATCTCGGCATCTCTCCCTCGCGGTCATCGGCCGCGGGGGATGTATTGCGCGGGGGCGGCCGGTGTCGCCGCTTTCGGACCACGGGCGCACGGCTCACCCCGGCGTTTGCCCATCGGATCGCCAACACGCGGGACGTATGTGGCCGCCGCGGCGATGCGGCTCGTTGAGGACGGGCGCCTGTCGCTCGACGACCGGATCACACAGCGGCTCTCAACCGGGCACCTCGCCGCCCTGCGGCGCGACGGATACGACGTCGATCGCATGACCGTTCGGCACCTGATCACCCACCGGGCGGGGATCTACGACTACGCGATGGACGACCGCTTTATCGCAGCGACCCTCGCACGACCAACGTACCGATGGACCCGCAGCGAACAGGTGGACTCGGCGATGGCCTGGGGGCCCCGTATGGCGCGCCGGGTCAGGTCTACCACTACACGGACACCGGCTACCTCCTGCTCGCCGAGGTGATCGAGCGGATCACCGGGCAGGATTAGCGCCCTCGCTGCGCTCGCTGCTGAACTTCGAGCGCCTTCAGCTGGGGCGACCTGGCTGGAGAGTTGTAGCCGCAGCCCGCCACCGCCGGCCGCGCGCCCACCAGTACATCGGCCCGCAGGACACCATGGCTTTGACGCCAGTGTTGACCTGTACGGCGGCGGCGGGCTGGTTGCGACGCCGATGGATATGGCGCGGTTCACGCGGGCCCTGCTGACCGGGCACGTGTTTCGCTCCCCGGCCACGTTGACGCTGATGAAAACCACCATGGGGTCGTCGGGCGCGCCGCGGGTGTACGCGGCGGGGTTGTCCGGCGTGCGAGTGGGGAATGCGGAGGGATGGGGACACTCCGGCTTCTGGAACACCTGGTCGTACCACTTTCCGGCGCAGGATGTCACCCTGGCGGCGTCGGTCACCGAGCAAACGGACCGCACGGTGTCCCGGGCCCTCTCGAGCAGGCGACGCATGTTGTCTTTCGCTAGGGCACGGATCCTCCTTGCCGTCGCCGCGTGGCTTCCGCTGCAGGCGCTCGCACAAGGCACGCTGTTCGTCGTTGGCGGTGGGCCGCAACCGGAGGCCCTCGTGCGGGAGTTTGTTGAGCTGGCCGGCGGCCGTGGGCGGGCCCACATCGTGGTGATGGCGATGGCCAGCGCCGACGGCGAGAAGAGTGGCGAGGACAAGGCGAAGCAGTTGCGCGGGCTTGGGGCGACCGCGACCAACCTGTGGATCAACCGCCGGCAGGCCGACAGCGATTCGGTGGCCCGCCTGCTCGACGGGGCGACGGGGATCTGGTTGGCGGTGGACTGCAGACCCGTCTGGCCGATGTCATTGTGGGGACACGAGTCGGCGCCGCCATCCGGGCCCGCTACGCGGCTGGTGCCGTGATTGGCGGGACGTCGGCCGGCGCCGCCGTCATGTCCACCCCGATGATCACTGGGGATGAGCGCCGGCGGGGCGGCGACCGGTACCCGGATGATTCCTCGGCCATCTTCATCACGATCGATCGCCAGAACGTCGAGACGGCCACCGGCCTCGACCTGTTGACCCAGGTGGTCATCGACCAGCACTTCGTGCGCCGCAGCGGCATAACCGCCTGCTCTCCCTCGTCCTCGAGGGACCGGTCCGACTCGGTGCAGGCATCGACGAGTCGACCGCGCTGGTGATCGAGCCCTCGGGCGGTTGGCGGGTGAGCGGGGCAAGCACCGTCGTGATCTATGATGCGCGCCAGGCCACCGCCGGGCCCGCCACCTCACCGTTAGGCGGCAGCGGGATCATGACCCACGTGTTGCCGGCCGGATCGCGCTTTGATCCTGCGAGCGGCCGAGCCACCCTGCCCCGCTGACCGACGGTTCGTCCCAGCAGTGGTTTCCTGACGCCGGGCAACACCCCTACCTTGACGCCATGCGACCTCGCCGATTCCTGCTCGCCCTGCTCGGGGCACCGCCTGGCTGCGTGCAGGAACTCGACGCCAAAGGTCGAGCTGGACCCGGTCTCCCTTGAGTTGAGTGTCTCCACCCAGACCCTCACCCTGGGACGCGCCGATACCATTCGCGTCGCGGTCGTCAACAATCTGGAACAGCCGGTTCGCCTGACGTTCGGGAACCTGTGCCAGGTGTTTGTGACGGTGCGCAATCGCGAGGGCGATATCGTCGCCCCGCGCGATGGCCGGCCCGCGTGCCTCCCGGTGCAGTCGCAGCTTGCGATCCCGATCGGGGCCGGCAGGTCTTCACGACGGTGTGGACGGGCGGCCTCGACTTCGCCCCGCCCGATACCCCGACCAAGGTCCCCCGGGGACCCACTTCGTCTCCGCCGAACTGATCGCGCGCGGCTACTCGACGCTCGCGCCGGCGTTTCGGGTTGATGTGACGCAATAGGGCGAAACTGCCACTGCGAAGCACGCGCAGGGGGGGGGGGCCGGGCCGGGGGGTACGGGCAGCTCGAGCGGCACGGGCGGTACGCGCGGTACGCTTCCCGTGCTGCCCTGACCTCTCGTGCTCCTCGTGCTGCATCCGTTGATCTTGCCCCTTGCGGCTCCTCCTCCACCCGCTAGCGTCTCACGAAGCGCACCTCAGGAGCCCTGCATGCTGCACCGACTTGTCACTCTGATCGCATTCGCCCCCGCCCTCCTGCTCGCCCAGGACCCCCACATGGCCAAGGCGCGACGCGTGTTGGCCACCACGCCGCTCGTGGACGGGCACAACG is a window of Gemmatimonadota bacterium DNA encoding:
- a CDS encoding serine hydrolase, with translation MPIGSPTRGTYVAAAAMRLVEDGRLSLDDRITQRLSTGHLAALRRDGYDVDRMTVRHLITHRAGIYDYAMDDRFIAATLARPTYRWTRSEQVDSAMAWGPRMARRVRSTTTRTPATSCSPR
- a CDS encoding serine hydrolase, whose protein sequence is MSALAALAAELRAPSAGATWLESCSRSPPPPAARPPVHRPAGHHGFDASVDLYGGGGLVATPMDMARFTRALLTGHVFRSPATLTLMKTTMGSSGAPRVYAAGLSGVRVGNAEGWGHSGFWNTWSYHFPAQDVTLAASVTEQTDRTVSRALSSRRRMLSFARARILLAVAAWLPLQALAQGTLFVVGGGPQPEALVREFVELAGGRGRAHIVVMAMASADGEKSGEDKAKQLRGLGATATNLWINRRQADSDSVARLLDGATGIWLAVDCRPVWPMSLWGHESAPPSGPATRLVP